A genomic window from Solanum stenotomum isolate F172 chromosome 10, ASM1918654v1, whole genome shotgun sequence includes:
- the LOC125842127 gene encoding histidine decarboxylase-like, which yields MGSLSFEKDFEPSVITPRGLAPPVLTVNGGFGEMMRLKISSTPTTPRKNLNLSVTEPGKNDGPTLDCTLMNYIDTLTQRINYHIGYPVNICYEHYANLAPLLQFHLNNCGDPFLQNTVDFHSKDFEVAVLNWFADLWEIERDQYWGYVTNGGTEGNLHGILVGRELFPDGILYASKDSHYSVAKAAMMYRMDFENINASINGEMDYSDLKAKLLQNKGKPAIINVTIGSTFKGAIDDLDVILQTLEDCGYTQDQFYIHCDAALNGLIIPFIKTMITFKKPIGSVTISGHKFLGCPMPCGVQITRKSYINNLSRRVEYIASVDATISGSRNGLTPIFLWYSLSAKGQIGFQKDVKRCLDNAIYLKDRLQKAGISVMLNELSIIVVLERPRDHEFVRRWQLSCVRDMAHVIVMPGITRETLDGFITDLLQQRKKWYQDGRISAPCVASDIGAQNCACSYHKIDYIIA from the exons ATGGGAAGTTTATCATTTGAGAAG GATTTTGAGCCATCAGTAATCACTCCAAGAGGATTAGCACCACCTGTATTAACTGTAAATGGTGGTTTTGGTGAAATGATGAGACTTAAGATCTCATCAACACCTACAACACCAAGAAAAAACTTGAATCTTTCAGTGACTGAGCCAGGCAAAAATGATGGACCTACTTTGGATTGTACATTGATGAATTATATTGATACACTTACCCAGCGTATCAACTATCATATCG gtTATCCAGTGAACATATGTTATGAGCACTATGCTAATTTAGCCCCACTTTTGcaatttcatttaaataattgtgGTGATCCATTTCTTCAAAATACTGTGGATTTTCATTCAAAAGATTTTGAAGTGGCTGTTTTAAATTGGTTTGCTGATTTATGGGAAATTGAAAGAGATCAATATTGGGGTTATGTTACAAATGGTGGTACTGAAGGAAATTTACATGGCATTTTGGTTGG gAGAGAATTGTTTCCAGATGGAATTTTATATGCATCAAAAGACTCTCATTACTCAGTGGCTAAAGCTGCAATGATGTATAGAAtggattttgaaaatattaatgcatcaataaaTGGAGAAATGGATTATTCTGATTTAAAAGCTAAATTACTTCAAAACAAGGGAAAACCAGCAATAATTAATGTTACAATTG GTTCTACTTTTAAAGGAGctattgatgatcttgatgtTATTCTTCAAACACTTGAAGATTGTGGCTATACACAAGATCAATTTTATATTCATTGTGATGCAGCACTAAATGGACTTATTATTCCTTTTATTAAAact ATGATTACTTTCAAGAAGCCAATTGGAAGTGTGACAATTTCTGGTCACAAGTTTTTGGGATGTCCAATGCCTTGTGGAGTTCAAATAACAAGGAAAAGTTACATTAACAACCTTTCAAGAAGAGTTGAATACATTGCTTCTGTAGATGCTACAATTTCTGGAAGTCGAAATGGTTTGACTCCGATCTTCTTATGGTACAGTCTAAGTGCTAAAGGTCAAATTGGCTTTCAGAAAGACGTTAAGAGATGTCTTGACAATGCCATATACTTAAAAGACCGTCTTCAGAAAGCAGGAATTAGTGTGATGTTGAATGAGCTTAGCATCATAGTTGTCCTCGAGAGGCCTCGTGACCATGAATTCGTTCGTCGTTGGCAACTATCTTGTGTGAGAGATATGGCACATGTTATTGTTATGCCAGGCATAACTAGAGAAACTCTTGATGGTTTCATTACTGATTTACTTCAACAAAGGAAAAAATGGTATCAAGATGGAAGAATTAGTGCACCTTGTGTTGCTAGTGATATTGGTGCTCAAAATTGTGCTTGCTCTTATCACAAAATTGATTACATTATTGCTTAG